One Allostreptomyces psammosilenae DNA segment encodes these proteins:
- a CDS encoding DUF1003 domain-containing protein: MPDDREPSRARLEAPRLDVPRGQRPGRRRLLITPAPDAFGQLAERIARFLGTGRFLVWMTVVIVAWLTWNAFAPRPLRFDEYPFIFLTLMLSLQASYAAPLILLAQNRQADRDRVNLEQDRAQNERSIADTEYLTREMATLRIAVGEVATRDFLRAELHALLRELDERADRERAEGSGAGTAGRAEDEPGGRKPSGAP; this comes from the coding sequence GTGCCTGACGACCGCGAGCCGAGCCGGGCCCGCCTGGAGGCGCCCCGGCTGGACGTGCCGCGCGGCCAGCGCCCCGGCCGGCGGCGGCTGCTCATCACGCCCGCCCCGGACGCCTTCGGCCAGCTGGCGGAGCGCATCGCCCGCTTCCTGGGCACCGGCCGGTTCCTGGTGTGGATGACGGTGGTCATCGTCGCCTGGCTGACCTGGAACGCGTTCGCCCCGCGGCCCCTGCGGTTCGACGAGTACCCGTTCATCTTCCTCACCCTGATGCTCTCGCTCCAGGCGTCCTACGCGGCGCCGCTGATCCTGCTGGCGCAGAACCGGCAGGCCGACCGGGACCGGGTCAACCTGGAGCAGGACCGGGCGCAGAACGAGCGCAGCATCGCCGACACCGAGTACCTCACCCGGGAGATGGCCACCCTGCGGATCGCCGTCGGCGAGGTGGCGACCCGGGACTTCCTGCGGGCTGAGCTGCACGCGCTGCTGCGGGAGCTGGACGAGCGGGCCGACCGCGAGCGGGCGGAGGGCTCGGGGGCGGGGACGGCCGGACGCGCGGAGGACGAACCGGGCGGTAGGAAACCGTCGGGCGCGCCGTAG
- a CDS encoding magnesium transporter MgtE N-terminal domain-containing protein: MGVFDLDGDNVGRVRDVVASLRLDDRPPIVLGLVVEVVSRRRIFLPITRVTGLESGQVITTGVVNLRRFEQRPGETLVLGELLDRRVALVETGEEVTVLDVAMVNRRGREWQLEKVFVRKGGGGRLRRRGGETLTVDWRAVTGFALAEEQQGAATLLATFEQLRPADLAGVLHHLSAKRRAEVAAALDDERLADVLGELPDDDQVEILGKLAEERAANVLEEMDPDDAADLLSELPAQDTERLLALMRPTDAAPLRRLLRYPEKTAGGLMTSEPIVLEPDATVAEALARVRQPDLSPALASQVYVCRPPTQTPTGTYLGLIHFQRLLRDPPYTLLGSIVDADLRPLPPQAGLQLVTSHLATYNMVAAPVVDEDDHLLGAVTVDDVLDHLLPEDWRESLPHEEQPAGGSAAGPGATTALRGRTGGAGGAGAPGRAGGGAGRGVRRRA; encoded by the coding sequence ATGGGCGTCTTCGACCTGGACGGCGACAACGTCGGACGGGTGCGCGACGTCGTCGCCTCGCTGCGCCTGGACGACCGCCCGCCGATCGTCCTCGGCCTGGTGGTGGAGGTGGTCAGCCGGCGCCGCATCTTCCTGCCGATCACCCGGGTCACCGGCCTGGAGTCCGGCCAGGTGATCACCACGGGGGTGGTCAACCTGCGCCGCTTCGAGCAGCGCCCGGGCGAGACGCTGGTGCTGGGCGAGCTGCTGGACCGCCGGGTGGCGCTGGTGGAGACCGGCGAGGAGGTCACCGTCCTGGACGTGGCGATGGTGAACCGCCGCGGCCGGGAGTGGCAGTTGGAGAAGGTGTTCGTCCGCAAGGGCGGCGGCGGGCGGCTGCGCCGGCGCGGCGGCGAGACGCTGACCGTGGACTGGCGGGCCGTCACCGGTTTCGCGCTCGCCGAGGAGCAGCAGGGCGCGGCCACCCTGCTGGCCACGTTCGAGCAGCTGCGCCCGGCCGACCTCGCCGGGGTGCTGCACCACCTGTCCGCCAAGCGCCGCGCGGAGGTGGCCGCGGCCCTCGACGACGAGCGGCTGGCCGACGTGCTCGGCGAGCTGCCGGACGACGACCAGGTGGAGATCCTGGGCAAGCTGGCCGAGGAACGGGCCGCGAACGTGCTGGAGGAGATGGATCCGGACGACGCCGCGGACCTGCTCTCCGAACTGCCCGCGCAGGACACCGAACGCCTGCTGGCGCTGATGCGGCCGACCGACGCGGCGCCGCTGCGCCGGCTGCTGCGGTACCCGGAGAAGACCGCGGGCGGGTTGATGACCTCGGAGCCGATCGTGCTGGAGCCGGACGCCACGGTCGCGGAGGCGCTGGCCCGGGTCCGCCAGCCCGACCTGTCGCCCGCGCTGGCCAGCCAGGTGTACGTGTGCCGGCCGCCGACGCAGACGCCCACCGGCACCTACCTGGGGCTGATCCACTTCCAGCGGCTGCTGCGCGATCCGCCGTACACGCTGCTGGGGTCGATCGTGGACGCCGACCTGCGCCCGCTGCCCCCGCAGGCGGGCCTGCAGCTGGTGACCAGCCACCTGGCCACCTACAACATGGTGGCGGCGCCGGTGGTGGACGAGGACGACCACCTGCTCGGCGCGGTCACCGTGGACGACGTGCTGGACCACCTGCTGCCGGAGGACTGGCGCGAGTCGCTGCCGCACGAGGAGCAGCCCGCGGGCGGTTCCGCGGCCGGCCCGGGCGCGACGACGGCGCTCCGCGGCCGGACGGGCGGCGCGGGCGGCGCGGGCGCCCCGGGCCGCGCGGGCGGCGGCGCGGGCCGGGGGGTGCGGCGCCGTGCCTGA
- a CDS encoding magnesium and cobalt transport protein CorA, whose translation MSMIRDLRAAVRPVRRRPGAPEQPPAPSSAVVDCAVYRDGRRGVRRLTPEEAVEQVRSTGEGFVWLALYEPDERELSGIASLFGLHPLAVEDAVHAHQRPKLERYDDMLFTVFKTVRYVEHDELTPTSEVVDTGEVMVFVGADFVITVRHGHGALRALRHRLESDPELLAKGPSAVLHAIADQTVDDYLAVTDAVQDDIDEVEYAVFAAAEPRAGRGGRRRAGGRPSHDAGRVYQLKRELLELKRATAPLARPLQLLSERPMRLVDPDIQNYFRDVADHLARVTEQVSAFDELLTSILQANLAQVTVAQNEDMRKITSWAAIFAIPTMVAGIYGMNFEHMPELGWRYGYPVVLGAILVACFLVHRGFRRNGWL comes from the coding sequence ATGTCGATGATCCGTGACCTCCGCGCAGCCGTCCGCCCGGTCCGCCGCCGCCCCGGCGCCCCCGAGCAGCCGCCGGCCCCCTCCAGCGCGGTGGTGGACTGCGCCGTGTACCGCGACGGACGGCGTGGGGTGCGCCGGCTGACCCCGGAGGAAGCGGTCGAGCAGGTGCGCTCGACCGGCGAGGGGTTCGTGTGGCTGGCGCTGTACGAGCCGGACGAGCGGGAGCTGTCCGGCATCGCCTCGCTGTTCGGCCTGCACCCCCTGGCCGTGGAGGACGCCGTCCACGCCCACCAGCGCCCGAAGCTGGAGCGGTACGACGACATGCTGTTCACGGTGTTCAAGACGGTGCGCTACGTGGAGCACGACGAGCTGACGCCGACCAGCGAGGTGGTGGACACCGGCGAGGTCATGGTGTTCGTCGGCGCCGACTTCGTGATCACCGTCCGGCACGGGCACGGGGCGCTGCGGGCGCTGCGGCACCGGCTGGAGTCGGACCCGGAGCTGCTGGCGAAGGGGCCGTCCGCGGTGCTGCACGCGATCGCCGACCAGACGGTGGACGACTACCTCGCGGTGACCGACGCCGTGCAGGACGACATCGACGAGGTGGAGTACGCGGTCTTCGCCGCGGCCGAACCGCGCGCCGGCCGCGGCGGGCGGCGCCGCGCGGGCGGCCGGCCGTCACACGACGCGGGGCGGGTGTACCAGCTCAAGCGCGAACTGCTGGAGCTGAAGCGGGCCACGGCGCCGCTGGCCCGGCCGCTCCAGCTGCTCTCCGAGCGGCCGATGCGCCTGGTGGACCCGGACATCCAGAACTACTTCCGGGACGTGGCCGACCACCTGGCGCGGGTCACCGAGCAGGTCAGCGCGTTCGACGAGCTGCTGACCTCGATCCTCCAGGCCAACCTGGCGCAGGTGACGGTGGCCCAGAACGAGGACATGCGCAAGATCACCTCGTGGGCGGCGATCTTCGCCATCCCCACCATGGTCGCGGGCATCTACGGGATGAACTTCGAGCACATGCCGGAGCTGGGCTGGCGCTACGGCTACCCGGTGGTGCTGGGCGCGATCCTGGTCGCCTGTTTCCTGGTGCACCGGGGATTCCGCCGCAACGGCTGGCTGTGA
- a CDS encoding DUF6758 family protein — MKGEPRCPRCGGPLRRPGLYADDWQCDAHGGVPPLHPAAAPSAAALGAVVERAGVPVWLPWPLPRGWLHTGAHYAGDGRSGAPAVAVACSGPGPLGGLGEMVLVSEELGVGLGAHYAGLPGYDPGPALAETPSDAKVTAAGRPTPLWSLRDAPADRAVFVGEAMGMWLWAVLWPNAAGVLMYDDLALSDLRDDTGPELEALPCGALSPRLG, encoded by the coding sequence ATGAAGGGCGAGCCGAGGTGTCCCAGATGCGGAGGGCCGCTCCGCCGGCCCGGACTGTACGCGGACGACTGGCAGTGCGACGCGCACGGCGGCGTGCCGCCGCTGCACCCCGCCGCGGCGCCGAGCGCCGCCGCCCTCGGCGCCGTCGTGGAGCGGGCGGGCGTCCCGGTGTGGCTGCCCTGGCCGCTGCCCCGCGGCTGGCTGCACACGGGAGCCCACTACGCCGGGGACGGCCGCTCCGGCGCCCCGGCCGTGGCCGTCGCCTGCTCCGGACCGGGCCCGCTGGGCGGGCTGGGGGAGATGGTGCTGGTCTCCGAGGAACTCGGCGTCGGGCTCGGCGCCCACTACGCCGGGCTGCCCGGCTACGACCCGGGCCCGGCGCTCGCCGAGACGCCCTCCGACGCCAAGGTCACGGCCGCCGGCCGGCCCACCCCGCTGTGGTCGCTGCGCGACGCTCCCGCGGACCGCGCGGTCTTCGTCGGGGAGGCGATGGGGATGTGGCTGTGGGCCGTGCTGTGGCCCAACGCCGCGGGCGTGCTGATGTACGACGACCTGGCCCTCAGTGACCTGCGGGACGACACCGGGCCGGAGCTGGAGGCGCTGCCCTGCGGGGCGCTGTCACCGCGCCTGGGGTGA
- a CDS encoding PHP domain-containing protein, which yields MRIDLHAHTTASDGTDSPAELVRGAVAAGLDVLAITDHDTVGGWERAAEAVAELPAGTSFTLIPGAEISCRLGGVSLHLLGYLFDPVEPRFAEVRRKVRASRVHRAELIVERCRELGAPITWEQVRRIAGTGAVGRPHVASALVEAGVVPDVSAAFTAEWLADGGRAHVEKLELDPAQAIALIRGAGGVAVFAHPGAVGRGRTVTDEAIAELAAQGLAGVEVDHMDHDEETRKRLRALAGELGLLVTGSSDYHGTRKTVRLGDYLTEEGEYRQLVERAGGTSPVTR from the coding sequence ATGCGTATCGACCTGCACGCCCACACCACCGCCTCAGACGGCACCGACAGCCCCGCCGAGTTGGTGCGCGGCGCCGTCGCAGCCGGCCTGGACGTGTTGGCCATCACCGACCACGACACCGTGGGGGGCTGGGAGCGCGCGGCGGAGGCCGTGGCGGAGCTGCCCGCCGGCACCTCCTTCACCCTCATCCCCGGCGCCGAGATCTCCTGCCGGCTCGGCGGGGTGAGCCTGCACCTCCTCGGCTACCTCTTCGACCCGGTGGAGCCGCGCTTCGCCGAGGTCCGCCGCAAGGTGCGGGCCTCCCGGGTGCACCGGGCCGAGCTGATCGTGGAACGCTGCCGGGAACTCGGCGCGCCGATCACCTGGGAGCAGGTCCGCCGGATCGCCGGCACCGGCGCGGTCGGCCGCCCGCACGTGGCGTCGGCCCTGGTCGAGGCCGGCGTGGTGCCGGACGTCTCCGCGGCGTTCACCGCCGAGTGGCTGGCCGACGGCGGGCGGGCCCACGTCGAGAAGCTGGAGCTGGACCCGGCGCAGGCCATCGCGCTGATCCGGGGCGCCGGCGGCGTCGCCGTCTTCGCCCACCCGGGCGCGGTGGGGCGCGGCCGGACGGTCACCGACGAGGCGATCGCCGAGCTGGCCGCGCAGGGGCTGGCCGGCGTCGAGGTCGACCACATGGACCACGACGAGGAGACCCGCAAGCGGCTGCGCGCCCTCGCCGGGGAGCTGGGCCTGCTGGTCACCGGCTCCAGCGACTACCACGGAACCCGCAAGACGGTCCGGCTCGGCGACTACCTCACCGAGGAGGGCGAGTACCGGCAGCTGGTGGAGCGCGCCGGGGGCACCTCCCCGGTGACCCGCTGA
- a CDS encoding MarC family protein codes for MFDVTLFGSIFLTLFVIMDPPGTTPIFLSLTAGRPVRIQRRMAWQAAAVAFGVIALFALFGHQILNYLHVSIPALRVSGGVLLLLIALDLLTGKMDEPQQTKEVNAALVPLGTPLLAGPGAIVTAMLGVERAGGLGGQLAVWSAIVAMCLVMWLTMRFSLVIVRLLREGGIVLVTRLSGLLLSAIAVQQIADGVMAFVSGA; via the coding sequence CTGTTCGACGTCACCCTGTTCGGCTCGATCTTCCTGACCCTCTTCGTGATCATGGATCCGCCGGGCACCACCCCGATCTTCCTCAGCCTGACCGCCGGCCGACCGGTCCGGATCCAGCGCCGGATGGCCTGGCAGGCCGCCGCCGTCGCGTTCGGCGTCATCGCCCTGTTCGCCCTCTTCGGCCACCAGATCCTGAACTACCTGCACGTCTCCATCCCCGCACTGCGGGTCTCCGGTGGCGTGCTGCTGCTCCTGATCGCCCTGGACCTGCTGACCGGGAAGATGGACGAGCCGCAGCAGACCAAGGAGGTGAACGCGGCCCTGGTGCCGCTGGGCACGCCGCTGCTGGCCGGGCCGGGCGCCATCGTCACGGCGATGCTGGGCGTGGAGAGGGCCGGCGGCCTCGGCGGCCAGCTCGCGGTGTGGTCGGCGATCGTGGCGATGTGCCTGGTGATGTGGCTCACCATGCGGTTCTCGCTGGTCATCGTGCGGCTGCTGCGGGAGGGCGGGATCGTGCTGGTGACCAGGCTGTCCGGTCTGCTGCTGTCGGCGATCGCCGTCCAGCAGATCGCCGACGGCGTGATGGCCTTCGTCTCCGGCGCCTGA
- a CDS encoding NYN domain-containing protein, with translation MEALRAEVASLGQRLDETNSLLRRVLAEVATTPSTHAIFVDVGYVYAAAGRLIVGTEDRKAFLVDAEALIEAFIEEARTIFRDSRLLRVYWYDGARQRVPTVEQRQIAELPDVKVRLGNLNAHNQQKGVDSLIRGDLESLARHRAISDAVLISGDEDLVSVVEAAQNYGTRVHLWGVQADYGKNQADPLLWEVDSQRTFDRAFCLPHITRRAARVAAAGVTGGPGPAAGQVGDEGPVPSRDDVRFVGARVAAQWLATRGRDNVADLLPGYPMLPGTIDQELLVEAEGMLQHSLRGHGDLRRVLRDGFWEHLQQQL, from the coding sequence CTGGAGGCGCTGCGGGCCGAGGTGGCCTCGCTGGGGCAGCGTCTGGACGAGACCAACTCGCTGCTGCGGAGGGTCCTCGCCGAGGTGGCCACCACCCCCTCCACCCACGCCATCTTCGTCGACGTCGGCTACGTCTACGCCGCGGCCGGACGACTGATCGTCGGCACCGAGGACCGCAAGGCGTTCCTGGTCGACGCCGAGGCGCTGATCGAGGCCTTCATCGAGGAGGCGCGCACCATCTTCCGGGACTCCCGGCTGCTGCGCGTCTACTGGTACGACGGCGCCCGGCAGCGGGTGCCCACCGTGGAGCAGCGTCAGATCGCCGAACTACCCGACGTCAAGGTGCGGCTCGGCAACCTCAACGCGCACAACCAGCAGAAGGGCGTGGACTCGCTGATCCGGGGCGACCTGGAGTCGCTGGCGCGCCACCGGGCGATCAGCGACGCGGTGCTGATCAGCGGGGACGAGGACCTGGTCTCGGTGGTCGAGGCGGCGCAGAACTACGGCACCCGCGTGCACCTGTGGGGCGTTCAGGCGGACTACGGCAAGAACCAGGCGGACCCGCTGCTGTGGGAGGTGGACAGCCAACGGACCTTCGACCGGGCCTTCTGCCTGCCGCACATCACCCGGCGCGCGGCGCGGGTGGCCGCCGCCGGCGTGACCGGGGGACCCGGTCCGGCGGCCGGTCAGGTCGGCGACGAGGGGCCGGTGCCCAGCCGGGATGACGTGCGGTTCGTCGGGGCGCGGGTGGCGGCGCAGTGGCTCGCCACCCGCGGCCGGGACAACGTGGCCGACCTGCTGCCCGGATACCCGATGCTGCCGGGCACGATCGACCAGGAACTGCTGGTGGAGGCGGAGGGGATGCTGCAGCACTCCCTGCGGGGCCACGGCGACCTGCGGCGGGTGCTGCGTGACGGCTTCTGGGAGCACCTGCAGCAGCAGCTGTGA
- a CDS encoding alpha/beta fold hydrolase yields MSTPPFLDLPAGAVARPLRTARGDFATLDTEPASGPSPAGGTALLLPGYTGSKEDFIALLAPLTAAGHRVVAVDLRGQHGTGGPRDEAVYALPELAADVLAMADALIGADGRPVHLLGHSWGGLIGRAALLLDSGLGTDPEITDDAPTTPASSSTRFASWTAMSSGPAALQDSEVARTKLLVDGVRTLPLDVLWPSVNPNPPADAAIGEFLRRRWLGTVPEALIAGGEQLVQEPDRVAALATLPLPKLVLSGSTDWAWPVPWQDDMARRLGARRVVVDGAGHSPNTERPTETAGHLTAFWHEVGRDRDQG; encoded by the coding sequence GTGAGTACACCGCCCTTCCTGGACCTGCCCGCCGGCGCCGTCGCCCGCCCCCTGCGCACCGCCCGCGGGGACTTCGCGACGCTGGACACCGAGCCGGCCTCCGGCCCCTCCCCCGCCGGCGGGACCGCCCTGCTCCTCCCCGGCTACACCGGCAGCAAGGAGGACTTCATCGCCCTCCTCGCCCCCCTCACCGCCGCCGGTCACCGGGTCGTCGCCGTCGACCTGCGCGGTCAGCACGGCACCGGGGGCCCGCGCGACGAGGCGGTCTACGCACTGCCCGAACTGGCCGCGGACGTCCTGGCCATGGCGGACGCGCTGATCGGGGCGGACGGCCGGCCGGTGCACCTGCTCGGCCACTCCTGGGGCGGCCTGATCGGCCGCGCCGCCCTCCTCCTGGACTCCGGCCTCGGCACGGACCCGGAGATCACCGACGACGCGCCCACCACCCCCGCGTCCTCCTCCACCCGCTTCGCCTCCTGGACGGCGATGTCCTCGGGCCCCGCCGCGCTCCAGGACTCCGAGGTGGCCCGCACCAAACTGCTGGTCGACGGCGTCCGCACGCTGCCGCTCGACGTGCTGTGGCCGTCGGTCAACCCCAACCCGCCCGCCGACGCCGCCATCGGCGAGTTCCTGCGCCGCCGCTGGCTGGGCACCGTCCCGGAGGCCCTGATCGCCGGCGGCGAGCAGCTCGTCCAGGAGCCGGACCGGGTCGCCGCCCTGGCGACGTTGCCGCTGCCCAAGCTGGTCCTCTCCGGCTCCACCGACTGGGCCTGGCCGGTGCCCTGGCAGGACGACATGGCGCGACGGCTCGGCGCCCGCCGGGTGGTGGTCGACGGCGCCGGCCACTCGCCCAACACCGAGCGCCCCACCGAGACCGCCGGCCACCTCACGGCGTTCTGGCACGAGGTGGGGCGAGACCGGGACCAGGGCTAG
- a CDS encoding DEAD/DEAH box helicase — translation MTLPVAMAGKDIIGQAKTGTGKTFGFGLPMLERITVAADVDAGRAGADQLTTAPQGLVVVPTRELCVQVTNDLETAGKVRGVRVLAIYGGRAYEPQVEALARGVDIVVGTPGRLLDLARQRKLDLSAVRMLVLDEADEMLDLGFLPDVEKIIAQLPARRQTMLFSATMPGQVISLARRYMDRPTHIRATAPDDTGATVAAVKQHVYRAHSLDKPELLSRVLQARGRGLTMIFCRTKRTAADLADQLTRRGFAAAAVHGDLGQGAREQALRAFRGGKVDVLVATDVAARGIDVEGVTHVVNYQCPEDEKTYLHRIGRTGRAGASGIAITLVDWDDVPRWQLVNKALGLDFNDPPETYSTSAHLFADLDIPEDATGVLPRAERTRAGLGAEEIEDLGETGGRTRSGGRGRSGTRAGSRSGGRSGAEGGRSTGPDEGTEAAAGEEEQPRQRRPRGGRRRTRAGQPLEAATADGTQSAAPASDEAAGRALDTVREAEGAATATTEAAGTAPAEAGGTAESPTTPAPRRRARTRTRAGRTAGADTPAQDGAADGGASDSDAPGTAEAGAAAPAAEAAEAPARGGSRAKSATAVADAEGLPAPRRRRRTRRSGGESAEPTTGGGDE, via the coding sequence ATGACCCTTCCGGTCGCCATGGCCGGCAAGGACATCATCGGCCAGGCCAAGACCGGCACCGGCAAGACCTTCGGCTTCGGACTGCCGATGCTGGAGCGGATCACCGTGGCCGCCGACGTCGACGCCGGCCGGGCCGGCGCGGACCAGCTCACCACCGCCCCGCAGGGCCTGGTCGTCGTCCCCACCCGCGAGCTGTGCGTGCAGGTCACCAACGACCTGGAGACCGCCGGCAAGGTGCGCGGCGTGCGCGTGCTCGCCATCTACGGCGGCCGCGCCTACGAACCGCAGGTCGAGGCGCTGGCGCGCGGCGTCGACATCGTCGTCGGCACCCCCGGCCGCCTGCTGGACCTGGCCCGGCAGCGCAAGCTGGACCTCAGCGCCGTGCGCATGCTGGTGCTGGACGAGGCCGACGAGATGCTCGACCTGGGCTTCCTGCCGGACGTCGAGAAGATCATCGCGCAGCTCCCGGCCCGCCGGCAGACCATGCTCTTCTCCGCCACCATGCCCGGCCAGGTGATCAGCCTCGCCCGCCGCTACATGGACCGCCCCACCCACATCCGCGCCACGGCGCCGGACGACACCGGGGCGACGGTGGCCGCCGTCAAGCAGCACGTCTACCGCGCGCACTCGCTGGACAAGCCCGAGCTGCTGTCGCGGGTCCTCCAGGCCCGCGGACGCGGCCTGACCATGATCTTCTGCCGCACCAAGCGCACCGCGGCCGACCTCGCCGACCAGCTCACCCGCCGCGGCTTCGCCGCCGCCGCCGTGCACGGCGACCTCGGCCAGGGCGCGCGCGAGCAGGCGCTGCGCGCCTTCCGCGGCGGCAAGGTCGACGTGCTGGTGGCCACCGACGTGGCCGCGCGCGGCATCGACGTCGAGGGCGTCACCCACGTGGTGAACTACCAGTGCCCCGAGGACGAGAAGACCTACCTGCACCGCATCGGCCGCACCGGCCGCGCCGGCGCCTCCGGCATCGCCATCACGCTGGTGGACTGGGACGACGTCCCGCGCTGGCAGCTGGTGAACAAGGCGCTCGGCCTGGACTTCAACGACCCGCCGGAGACCTACTCCACCTCCGCGCACCTCTTCGCCGACCTGGACATCCCCGAGGACGCCACCGGCGTGCTGCCCCGCGCCGAGCGCACCCGCGCCGGCCTGGGCGCGGAGGAGATCGAGGACCTCGGCGAGACGGGCGGCCGCACCCGCTCCGGCGGCCGTGGCCGCTCCGGCACCCGCGCCGGCTCGCGGAGCGGTGGCCGCTCCGGAGCCGAGGGCGGCAGGAGCACCGGGCCCGACGAGGGCACCGAGGCCGCCGCCGGCGAGGAGGAGCAGCCGCGGCAGCGCCGCCCGCGCGGCGGCCGCCGCCGCACCCGCGCCGGTCAGCCCCTGGAGGCGGCCACCGCGGACGGCACGCAGAGCGCGGCGCCCGCGTCGGACGAGGCCGCCGGCCGCGCCCTCGACACCGTCCGCGAGGCCGAGGGCGCCGCCACCGCCACCACGGAGGCGGCCGGCACGGCGCCGGCCGAGGCCGGTGGCACGGCGGAGAGCCCCACCACTCCGGCCCCGCGCCGCCGGGCCCGCACCCGCACCCGCGCCGGCCGCACCGCGGGCGCCGACACCCCGGCGCAGGACGGCGCGGCGGACGGCGGCGCGAGCGACTCCGACGCGCCCGGCACGGCCGAGGCCGGCGCCGCCGCCCCGGCCGCCGAAGCCGCCGAGGCTCCCGCGCGGGGTGGCTCGCGCGCCAAGTCCGCCACGGCGGTCGCCGACGCCGAGGGCCTGCCCGCGCCGCGCCGCCGGCGCCGCACCCGCCGCTCCGGCGGTGAGTCCGCCGAGCCGACCACCGGCGGCGGCGACGAGTAA
- a CDS encoding DUF3107 domain-containing protein: MEVKIGVQNAAREIVLESRQSADEVEKAVTEALTGTSKLLVLVDEHGRRILVPSDRLAYVEIGEPSARKVGFGTL, translated from the coding sequence GTGGAGGTCAAGATCGGCGTGCAGAACGCCGCCCGCGAGATCGTGCTGGAGAGCCGGCAGTCCGCCGACGAGGTCGAGAAGGCGGTGACCGAGGCGCTCACCGGCACCTCGAAGCTCCTTGTCCTGGTCGACGAGCACGGGCGCCGCATCCTGGTGCCCTCCGACCGCCTCGCCTACGTGGAGATCGGCGAGCCCAGCGCGCGCAAGGTCGGTTTCGGCACTCTCTGA
- a CDS encoding TetR/AcrR family transcriptional regulator — protein MRSAVSAIQDQDAQARPRGTRLPRIARRAQLLSAAQDVFVAQGYHAAAMDDIAERAGVSKPVLYQHFPGKLELYLALLDQHCDALVDAVEKALESTTDNKQRVAATIDAYFAFVDDEGGAFRLVFESDLTNEPAVRERVDRTSDRCADAISKVIAEDTDLPEEEAKLLAVGLGGIAQITARYWLTSPQGVSREAAARLISSLAWRGIAGFPHV, from the coding sequence ATGAGGAGTGCCGTGTCGGCCATCCAGGACCAGGACGCGCAGGCGCGCCCGCGCGGGACGCGACTGCCCCGTATCGCCAGGCGTGCCCAGCTGCTGTCGGCCGCCCAGGACGTGTTCGTCGCCCAGGGGTACCACGCGGCGGCGATGGACGACATCGCCGAGCGGGCGGGCGTCAGCAAGCCGGTCCTCTACCAGCACTTCCCCGGGAAGCTGGAGCTGTACCTGGCGCTGCTGGACCAGCACTGCGACGCGCTGGTCGACGCGGTGGAGAAGGCCCTGGAGTCCACCACCGACAACAAGCAGCGGGTGGCGGCGACGATCGACGCCTACTTCGCCTTCGTGGACGACGAGGGCGGCGCCTTCCGGCTGGTCTTCGAGTCCGACCTGACCAACGAGCCGGCCGTGCGCGAGCGGGTGGACCGCACCTCCGACCGGTGCGCGGACGCCATCTCCAAGGTGATCGCCGAGGACACCGACCTGCCGGAGGAGGAGGCCAAGCTGCTGGCCGTCGGCCTGGGCGGGATCGCGCAGATCACCGCGCGGTACTGGCTCACCTCGCCCCAGGGCGTCTCCCGGGAGGCGGCCGCGCGGCTGATCTCCTCGCTCGCCTGGCGCGGCATCGCCGGCTTCCCGCACGTCTGA